A window of Selenomonas ruminantium subsp. lactilytica TAM6421 contains these coding sequences:
- the aspS gene encoding aspartate--tRNA ligase, with protein METLQGMKRDHHCGELRKADEGQQVVLCGWVARRRDHGGLIFVDMRDRSGFVQVVFDEASMAEGTFHKAESLRNEFCIAVRGAVRARSEETVNSNIETGEIEVVCEELRILNKANTPPFYIQDGVDVDEKIRLKYRYLDLRRPEMQKNIILRHRVTKIMRDYFDRNGFLEIETPMLCKSTPEGARDFLVPSRVNPGEFYALPQSPQIFKQILQVAGFEKYFQIVRCFRDEDLRADRQPEFTQLDIEMSFKDQDEILTIMEEMIKELFEKSIGAKVETPFERMDWDTAMDKYGSDKPDLRFDMPLMDISEYVKGSDFKVFNAVIENGGMVKCIKVDGYADIPRRRLDELVKFVQIYGAKGLAWIQYSEEGIKSPFKKFYTDETFAKIAEATGAKTGDLLLVVADKRLVVDTALGQLRLEMGKERGLIDPDKLRFLWVVDFPMYEWSDEEKRWKAMHHPFTAPRDEDIEFLGTDPGRVKANAYDMVLNGVEIGGGSLRIYNAELQEKVFESLGLTYEEAHEKFGFMMDAFQYGTPPHGGLAFGLDRLVMIMAKRSSIRDVIAFPKNQSARDVMSNAPSEVEDKQLRELSIRTAVKKKENKQEENA; from the coding sequence ATGGAAACATTACAAGGTATGAAGCGCGACCATCATTGTGGCGAGCTTCGTAAGGCAGACGAAGGACAGCAGGTTGTCCTCTGCGGCTGGGTAGCCCGCCGCCGTGACCACGGTGGTCTGATTTTCGTGGATATGCGTGACCGTTCCGGTTTCGTGCAGGTGGTCTTTGACGAGGCTTCCATGGCGGAAGGTACGTTCCACAAGGCAGAGTCCCTGCGCAACGAGTTCTGCATCGCGGTACGCGGTGCTGTGCGCGCCCGCAGCGAAGAAACGGTGAACAGCAACATCGAGACCGGCGAAATCGAAGTGGTCTGCGAAGAGCTGCGCATCCTGAACAAGGCTAACACGCCTCCCTTCTACATTCAGGACGGGGTGGATGTTGACGAGAAGATCCGTCTGAAATACCGTTATCTGGACCTGCGCCGTCCGGAAATGCAGAAGAACATCATTCTGCGCCATCGCGTGACGAAAATCATGCGTGATTACTTCGACCGCAATGGCTTCCTGGAAATCGAGACGCCGATGCTCTGCAAGAGCACCCCGGAAGGCGCTCGCGACTTCCTGGTGCCCAGCCGCGTGAACCCGGGCGAGTTCTACGCTCTGCCCCAGTCCCCGCAGATCTTCAAGCAGATCCTGCAGGTAGCCGGCTTCGAGAAATACTTCCAGATCGTACGCTGCTTCCGCGACGAAGACCTGCGTGCTGACCGTCAGCCGGAATTCACCCAGCTGGATATCGAAATGTCCTTCAAGGATCAGGACGAAATCCTGACCATCATGGAAGAGATGATCAAGGAACTCTTTGAAAAATCCATCGGTGCCAAGGTGGAAACGCCGTTCGAGCGCATGGATTGGGATACGGCTATGGACAAGTACGGTTCCGACAAGCCGGATCTGCGTTTCGATATGCCTCTCATGGACATCTCCGAATACGTCAAGGGTTCTGACTTCAAGGTGTTCAATGCCGTTATCGAAAACGGCGGCATGGTCAAGTGCATCAAGGTGGACGGCTATGCTGACATTCCCCGCCGCCGTCTGGATGAACTGGTCAAGTTCGTGCAGATTTACGGTGCTAAGGGCCTGGCTTGGATCCAGTACAGCGAAGAAGGCATCAAGAGCCCCTTCAAGAAGTTCTACACCGATGAAACCTTCGCCAAGATTGCCGAAGCTACGGGCGCCAAGACCGGCGACCTGCTGCTGGTTGTGGCTGACAAGCGCCTCGTTGTGGACACGGCTCTGGGCCAGCTCCGCCTCGAGATGGGCAAGGAACGCGGCCTCATCGATCCCGACAAGCTTCGCTTCCTCTGGGTTGTTGACTTCCCGATGTACGAATGGAGCGACGAAGAGAAGCGCTGGAAAGCCATGCACCATCCGTTCACGGCTCCCCGTGATGAGGATATCGAATTCCTGGGCACTGACCCGGGCCGAGTAAAGGCTAACGCTTACGACATGGTTCTGAACGGTGTCGAAATCGGCGGCGGTTCCTTGCGTATCTACAACGCAGAACTGCAGGAAAAGGTATTCGAATCCTTGGGCCTCACTTATGAAGAAGCCCATGAGAAGTTCGGCTTCATGATGGATGCCTTCCAGTATGGCACGCCTCCTCATGGCGGCCTGGCCTTCGGTCTTGACCGTCTGGTCATGATCATGGCTAAGCGTTCTTCCATCCGCGACGTCATCGCCTTCCCGAAGAACCAGAGCGCCCGTGACGTGATGTCCAACGCTCCGTCTGAGGTTGAGGACAAGCAACTCCGCGAACTGTCCATCCGCACGGCGGTGAAGAAAAAAGAAAATAAGCAGGAAGAAAATGCTTAA
- the hisS gene encoding histidine--tRNA ligase, which produces MLTNAPRGTKDILPDTVGQWTYVEEKIRDLCARYGYKEIRTPMFEHTELFHRGIGEGTDVVDKEMYTFTDRGDRSITLRPENTASAVRAYLQNKLYGDNSLTKLFYIGSMFRYDRPQAGRMREFHQFGVEALGESNPAVDAEIIMLAMDLLGGLGLKDLKLSLNSVGCPKCRPVYRKVLQDYFRDKLDDLCEDCQDRFERSPLRILDCKADADKPYMADAPKITDCLCEECQEHFHKVQHFLRSAGVEFELDARLVRGLDYYTKTAFEIKYPPLGAQSAVAGGGRYDGLIEEIGGNPTPAVGFATGLERVLLALEKQNLLPEMDTKTDAFVVALGEEAQGAAFKLLTQLRQAGLKASMDYAGRSMKAQMKQANKANARFALIIGEDEVKEACVQLKDMEKSEQQKVSFDNIIEKLCAEVKG; this is translated from the coding sequence ATGTTAACCAATGCCCCAAGAGGGACAAAGGATATATTGCCCGATACCGTCGGACAATGGACCTATGTGGAAGAAAAAATCCGTGACCTGTGTGCCCGCTACGGCTACAAGGAAATCCGTACGCCCATGTTCGAGCATACGGAACTGTTCCATCGCGGCATCGGCGAAGGCACCGACGTGGTGGACAAGGAAATGTACACCTTCACCGACCGTGGCGACCGCAGCATCACGCTGCGTCCGGAAAACACGGCTTCGGCAGTGCGTGCGTACCTGCAGAACAAGCTCTATGGCGACAACAGCCTGACGAAGCTGTTCTACATCGGCTCCATGTTCCGCTACGACCGGCCCCAGGCCGGCCGCATGCGCGAATTCCATCAGTTCGGCGTGGAGGCTCTGGGTGAGTCCAATCCGGCGGTGGATGCCGAAATCATCATGCTGGCCATGGATCTCTTAGGCGGGCTCGGTCTTAAAGACCTGAAACTGTCCCTGAACTCCGTGGGCTGCCCGAAATGCCGTCCTGTTTATCGCAAAGTCTTGCAGGACTACTTCCGGGATAAGCTAGATGACCTCTGTGAGGACTGTCAGGACCGCTTTGAGCGCAGCCCGCTGCGTATCCTCGACTGCAAGGCCGATGCGGATAAGCCCTATATGGCCGATGCACCGAAGATCACGGACTGCCTCTGCGAGGAATGCCAGGAGCATTTCCACAAGGTGCAGCATTTCCTGAGGTCAGCCGGCGTGGAATTCGAACTGGATGCTCGTCTGGTGCGCGGCCTTGACTATTACACCAAGACCGCCTTTGAAATCAAATACCCGCCCCTTGGTGCCCAGAGTGCCGTGGCTGGCGGCGGCCGCTATGATGGCCTCATCGAGGAAATCGGCGGCAATCCGACGCCGGCGGTTGGTTTTGCCACGGGGCTGGAGCGTGTCCTTTTGGCTTTGGAGAAACAGAATCTCCTGCCGGAAATGGACACGAAGACCGATGCCTTTGTGGTGGCTTTGGGCGAAGAAGCCCAGGGCGCTGCCTTCAAGCTCTTGACGCAGCTGCGTCAGGCAGGACTCAAGGCCAGCATGGATTATGCCGGTCGGAGCATGAAGGCCCAGATGAAGCAGGCAAATAAGGCTAATGCCCGTTTTGCTTTAATCATCGGTGAAGATGAAGTCAAAGAAGCATGCGTGCAGCTCAAGGATATGGAAAAGAGCGAGCAGCAGAAGGTTTCTTTTGATAATATTATTGAAAAGCTATGTGCTGAGGTGAAAGGTTAA
- the rpmI gene encoding 50S ribosomal protein L35, producing MPKIKTRRAAAKRFTMTGSGENFKRNKAFKSHILEKKSPKRKRNLRKAAMVTAADFGRVKRMLPYA from the coding sequence ATGCCAAAGATCAAGACTCGCAGAGCAGCAGCTAAACGCTTTACCATGACTGGTAGCGGTGAAAACTTCAAACGTAACAAGGCTTTCAAGAGCCACATCCTGGAGAAGAAGTCTCCGAAGCGTAAACGTAACCTGCGTAAAGCCGCTATGGTTACTGCCGCTGATTTCGGCCGCGTAAAGAGAATGCTCCCTTACGCATAA
- a CDS encoding RelA/SpoT family protein — MNDKDKAPVTIDSILQAVQSYEPKADVALIRKAYDLAVEAHKGQVRVSGEEYIIHPLHVAEILTELHIDDVTISAALLHDVVEDTLYTKEQIEEMFGEEVAMIVDGVTKLGRIKYKSKEEVQLENYRKMFLAMAKDIRVIMVKLADRLHNMRTLKYMREDKQKRIAKETIEIYAPLANRLGISNIKWELEDLCLRYLEPEKYYDLVENVKQKRKERQAFIDTAIEQIETKIGEAGIKAEIKGRAKHFYSIYKKMLRDKKDISEIYDLSAIRVLVESVRDCYGVLGVIHAMWKPIPGRFKDYIAMPKSNGYQSLHTTVMTRGYPLEIQIRTFHMHEVSEFGVAAHWKYKENGKGSTAGGAMDQKMNWLRQMVSLQQELSDPKEYFEALKVDIFSDEVFVFTPKGDVVDLPKGSIPIDFAYRIHTEVGHHCVGAKVNGKLVPLEHKLKNGDIVSIITNKANNGPSRDWLNIVASSETRSKIRSWFKKERREENIERGMELIREEAKRLGYAPKELLKDGRLLEVAKKLNILSEDDLLAAVGYGGITVHGILTRLVEFHKEEIKEKTPLDVSQMLSALKRPANNRKSKSSHGVLVEGESGLMVRLARCCNPIPGDPITGYVTRGRGVSVHRTDCPNVLMDTDISRMIEVSWDVGLDKQYKVELEIVCNDRSGILASVLAVPTEMKINIHSINANPNRSTKTSTILLGLDVNSSTQVKQIITRLRRVKDVYSVVRKMGSNTNM, encoded by the coding sequence ATGAACGACAAAGACAAAGCACCAGTAACCATAGATTCCATATTGCAGGCAGTGCAGTCCTATGAGCCTAAAGCGGATGTTGCCTTGATTCGCAAGGCTTATGATTTGGCTGTGGAAGCCCATAAGGGGCAGGTCCGGGTTTCCGGGGAGGAGTATATCATCCATCCCCTGCATGTGGCGGAAATCCTTACGGAACTGCATATTGACGATGTGACCATCAGTGCAGCGCTGCTGCATGATGTGGTGGAAGATACCCTCTACACGAAAGAACAGATTGAGGAAATGTTCGGGGAAGAAGTGGCCATGATCGTGGATGGCGTCACGAAGCTGGGCCGCATCAAGTATAAATCCAAAGAGGAAGTCCAGCTGGAAAACTACCGCAAGATGTTCCTGGCCATGGCCAAGGATATCCGGGTAATCATGGTGAAGCTGGCAGACCGCCTGCATAATATGCGCACCCTCAAATACATGCGGGAGGACAAGCAGAAGCGCATTGCCAAGGAAACCATTGAGATCTATGCGCCGCTGGCCAACCGTCTGGGTATTTCCAATATCAAATGGGAGCTGGAAGACCTCTGCCTGCGCTATCTGGAGCCGGAAAAATACTATGATTTAGTGGAAAATGTCAAGCAGAAGCGCAAGGAGCGGCAGGCCTTCATCGATACGGCCATCGAGCAGATTGAGACGAAGATCGGCGAGGCCGGCATCAAAGCGGAAATCAAGGGCCGCGCCAAGCATTTTTACAGCATCTACAAGAAGATGCTGCGGGATAAGAAGGATATCAGCGAGATCTACGACCTTTCCGCAATCCGCGTATTGGTGGAATCTGTGCGGGACTGCTATGGCGTGCTCGGCGTAATCCATGCTATGTGGAAGCCGATTCCGGGCCGCTTCAAGGATTATATCGCCATGCCGAAATCCAATGGCTATCAGTCCCTGCATACCACGGTGATGACGCGCGGTTATCCGTTGGAAATCCAGATCCGCACCTTCCATATGCATGAGGTATCGGAATTCGGTGTAGCGGCGCACTGGAAGTACAAGGAAAATGGCAAAGGCTCCACGGCGGGCGGTGCCATGGATCAGAAGATGAACTGGCTGCGGCAGATGGTAAGCCTGCAGCAGGAACTCAGCGATCCCAAGGAATACTTTGAAGCCCTCAAGGTGGATATTTTCTCGGATGAGGTGTTCGTGTTTACGCCGAAAGGCGATGTGGTGGATCTGCCCAAGGGCTCCATTCCCATCGACTTTGCCTACCGCATCCATACGGAGGTGGGGCATCACTGTGTCGGTGCCAAGGTCAATGGCAAGTTGGTGCCGTTGGAGCACAAGCTCAAGAATGGCGATATCGTGTCCATCATCACCAACAAGGCCAACAACGGCCCTTCCCGGGACTGGCTCAATATCGTAGCTTCCTCGGAAACCCGCAGCAAGATCCGCTCCTGGTTCAAGAAGGAACGCCGGGAGGAAAATATCGAGCGGGGCATGGAACTCATTCGCGAGGAGGCCAAGCGGCTGGGCTATGCGCCTAAGGAACTCTTGAAGGATGGCCGGCTGCTGGAGGTGGCCAAGAAGCTCAATATCCTGAGCGAAGATGATCTGCTGGCGGCTGTGGGCTATGGCGGCATCACGGTGCATGGCATATTGACGCGCTTGGTGGAATTCCATAAGGAAGAAATCAAGGAAAAGACGCCGCTGGATGTGAGCCAGATGCTTTCGGCCCTCAAGCGTCCTGCCAATAATCGCAAGAGCAAATCCAGCCATGGCGTGTTGGTGGAAGGGGAGAGCGGCTTGATGGTGCGTCTTGCCCGCTGCTGCAATCCGATTCCGGGCGATCCCATCACCGGCTATGTGACGAGGGGACGTGGCGTGTCGGTGCATCGCACGGACTGTCCCAATGTCCTGATGGATACGGATATCTCCCGCATGATTGAAGTCAGCTGGGATGTGGGCCTCGACAAGCAGTACAAGGTGGAACTGGAAATCGTCTGCAATGACCGCAGCGGTATTCTGGCCAGTGTGCTGGCTGTGCCCACGGAAATGAAGATCAACATTCACAGCATCAACGCCAATCCCAATCGCAGTACCAAGACTTCGACTATCCTGCTGGGGTTGGATGTGAACAGCTCCACCCAGGTCAAGCAGATCATCACCCGTTTGCGAAGAGTGAAAGATGTCTACAGCGTGGTGAGAAAAATGGGCAGCAATACAAATATGTAG
- the hemZ gene encoding coproporphyrinogen dehydrogenase HemZ, with translation MKVRTFTLNSKKEIISKITREVLTLFKVEIVGKEGAADFAQLSVVNRRLPVEGQPHEGARVHIETTLMLFCEDGTLTSYTRREWGKEDELERAAVNRTIKLNLYHIFCEELGYGAAPWGILHGVRPTKIVHRWIEYGMDEEGIVARLMRDFACSEEKARIITPMAFRQLPFLRTSDEKTISIYVGIPFCITRCLYCSFPANVLPGGKKLAEFMAVLRKDIEGAKAAVEAHGLKVQNIYVGGGTPTALPDAEFRTMLGWVSEAFYHDDLVEFTVEAGRPDSITPGKIDALRDYKVTRVSVNPQTMQQRTLKVIGRQHTPEAVVDMYHALRKAGIPEINMDLILGLPGETAADVDDTLAKVTALAPDDITLHALALKRGSRLKLIMEERHVDLPGAEETRKMAEVAMNYMERFGYKPYYLYRQGYMAGDLENIGCCRKGAEGMYNIQIMEEHQTIIGIGGAATSKVVDFKNKRMKSSFNAKDLVTYLRDIDIYIEKRRALLDEACQA, from the coding sequence TTGAAGGTAAGAACCTTTACACTGAATTCAAAAAAAGAAATCATTTCGAAAATCACCCGGGAAGTGCTGACGCTTTTCAAGGTGGAAATCGTGGGCAAAGAAGGCGCAGCTGACTTTGCCCAGTTATCCGTGGTCAATCGCCGCCTGCCGGTGGAAGGTCAGCCTCATGAAGGGGCCAGGGTGCATATAGAAACCACCTTGATGCTCTTTTGCGAGGATGGCACATTGACCAGCTATACCCGGCGGGAATGGGGCAAGGAGGATGAGCTGGAGCGGGCGGCAGTCAACCGCACCATCAAGCTTAATCTCTACCATATCTTCTGTGAGGAATTGGGCTATGGGGCTGCACCCTGGGGCATACTCCATGGCGTGCGGCCTACGAAAATCGTCCATCGCTGGATTGAATACGGTATGGACGAGGAAGGGATAGTTGCTCGGCTGATGCGGGACTTTGCCTGCAGTGAGGAGAAGGCGCGCATCATCACGCCCATGGCCTTCCGGCAGCTGCCCTTCCTCAGGACTTCGGATGAAAAGACCATCAGCATCTATGTGGGCATACCCTTTTGTATAACCCGCTGCCTCTATTGTTCCTTCCCCGCCAATGTTCTGCCGGGGGGGAAGAAGCTGGCAGAGTTTATGGCGGTACTCCGTAAGGACATCGAAGGGGCCAAGGCAGCAGTGGAGGCCCATGGGCTAAAAGTCCAGAATATCTATGTGGGCGGCGGCACGCCCACGGCTTTGCCAGATGCAGAATTTCGGACCATGCTGGGCTGGGTGTCTGAGGCCTTCTACCATGATGACTTAGTTGAGTTTACCGTGGAGGCAGGCCGTCCCGACAGCATTACGCCGGGCAAGATTGACGCCTTGCGTGACTATAAGGTCACGCGCGTCAGCGTCAATCCCCAGACCATGCAGCAGCGGACTCTGAAGGTCATCGGCCGCCAGCATACGCCGGAGGCCGTGGTGGATATGTACCATGCCCTGCGGAAAGCAGGCATCCCGGAAATCAATATGGATCTGATTCTGGGCCTGCCTGGCGAGACGGCAGCAGATGTGGATGACACGCTGGCCAAGGTCACGGCGTTGGCGCCTGATGATATCACCCTGCATGCGCTGGCCTTGAAGCGTGGTTCAAGGCTCAAGCTGATTATGGAAGAGCGCCATGTGGATCTGCCCGGAGCCGAGGAAACCCGCAAGATGGCAGAGGTGGCCATGAATTACATGGAGCGCTTCGGCTATAAGCCTTATTATCTCTATCGTCAGGGCTATATGGCGGGGGATTTGGAAAATATCGGCTGCTGCCGCAAAGGTGCCGAGGGCATGTATAACATCCAGATCATGGAGGAACATCAGACCATTATCGGCATCGGCGGCGCCGCCACCAGCAAGGTGGTTGATTTCAAGAACAAGCGCATGAAGTCGTCCTTCAATGCCAAGGACTTGGTGACGTATCTGCGCGATATTGATATTTATATCGAAAAACGGCGGGCGCTTCTTGACGAAGCCTGCCAAGCTTAG
- a CDS encoding Fur family transcriptional regulator, translated as MAQTFTMDDLKQRLQARQHKMTPQRQTVLQVFLDHPGEHLSAEDVHGILRQDKSEIGLATVYRSLELLSELEILQKMEFGDGCSRYEVNTTDPSEHHHHHLICTTCGKVTEFEDDLLDDLEGDIQKKMGFHVLNHQVKFFGTCKECQKEN; from the coding sequence ATGGCACAGACATTTACAATGGATGATTTGAAGCAGCGTTTGCAGGCGCGTCAGCATAAGATGACGCCGCAGCGGCAGACGGTGCTGCAGGTATTTTTGGACCATCCGGGCGAACATCTTTCGGCAGAGGATGTGCATGGTATCCTGCGGCAGGATAAATCAGAAATTGGTCTGGCTACAGTTTATCGCAGCTTGGAGCTGCTGTCGGAATTGGAAATTTTGCAGAAGATGGAATTCGGGGATGGTTGCAGCCGTTATGAGGTGAACACCACAGATCCATCGGAGCATCATCATCATCATTTGATTTGCACGACCTGTGGCAAAGTCACAGAATTTGAAGACGATCTGCTGGACGATCTGGAAGGTGATATCCAGAAGAAGATGGGCTTCCATGTGCTGAACCATCAGGTGAAATTCTTCGGTACATGCAAGGAGTGCCAAAAGGAAAATTGA
- the infC gene encoding translation initiation factor IF-3: MSRESLRINEEIRIREVRVTSAEGEQLGIMATRDALRMAEEQHLDLVEIAPKAKPPVCRIMDFGKYRYEQQKREKEAKKKQKVINIKEVKLRPNIEQHDFDVKLKNALRFVEEGNKVKVTIMFRGRELSHPELGKEVLGRVAEALGDRVSIERNAKLEGKNMTMIVAPKAQKASKPKQPAQES, from the coding sequence ATTAGCAGAGAATCCTTACGCATCAATGAGGAAATTCGCATTCGTGAAGTGCGCGTGACCAGCGCCGAAGGCGAACAGCTCGGTATCATGGCTACCCGCGATGCCCTGCGCATGGCCGAGGAACAGCATCTTGACCTCGTGGAGATTGCCCCGAAGGCCAAACCGCCGGTTTGTCGCATCATGGATTTCGGTAAGTACCGCTATGAACAGCAGAAGCGGGAAAAAGAAGCGAAGAAGAAGCAGAAGGTCATCAACATCAAAGAAGTGAAGCTTCGCCCGAATATCGAACAACACGATTTTGACGTCAAGTTGAAGAATGCACTTCGTTTCGTAGAGGAAGGGAACAAAGTCAAAGTGACGATCATGTTCCGCGGCCGTGAGCTCTCTCATCCGGAACTGGGCAAAGAAGTCCTGGGCCGTGTGGCAGAAGCGTTGGGCGACCGTGTTTCCATTGAACGCAATGCCAAACTTGAAGGAAAAAATATGACGATGATCGTTGCGCCCAAAGCGCAGAAAGCATCGAAGCCCAAACAGCCTGCACAGGAATCCTGA
- a CDS encoding acetyltransferase, whose amino-acid sequence MITNAIITTASISSQLQVLKPLCPWVKGGFNDAIVILPVGGVIVKVEGCHGELEILFVSPKAHSKGICYAAWCEVERMYPAVKVWETVTPYFEKHNIHFYVNRCGFHIVEFYNSHHPEPHHTDEPPDDQFPEGMFRFEKRLP is encoded by the coding sequence ATGATAACCAATGCCATTATTACAACTGCATCCATAAGCAGCCAGCTCCAAGTCTTGAAGCCTCTGTGCCCCTGGGTAAAAGGCGGCTTTAATGATGCTATAGTTATATTGCCTGTTGGTGGTGTCATCGTAAAGGTGGAAGGCTGCCATGGTGAACTGGAAATCTTATTTGTATCGCCCAAGGCACACAGCAAAGGAATTTGCTATGCAGCCTGGTGCGAAGTAGAACGGATGTATCCTGCTGTCAAGGTATGGGAGACCGTTACGCCTTACTTCGAAAAACACAACATCCACTTTTACGTCAACCGATGCGGCTTCCACATCGTTGAATTCTATAATAGTCATCATCCTGAACCGCATCATACAGATGAACCTCCTGACGACCAATTCCCTGAAGGAATGTTCCGCTTCGAGAAAAGACTTCCCTGA
- the recJ gene encoding single-stranded-DNA-specific exonuclease RecJ produces MLKEWKLSAAAPEAAAFAKELGVTKSLANILWNRGICTKEAAEVFLQPEKQPFYDPLLMKDMDRAVDRIIEAIDGEEKIVVYGDYDVDGMTATTLLVHNLKALGANVGFYIPHREKEGYGFNLPALQSIAEDGAKLLVSVDCGIASVDDVAAMAGRLDIIVTDHHLPGENLPPALAVVNPHREDCPYPDKDLAGVGVAFKLCQALWQEMHGQSYEQDLEIVALGTVADIVPLLGENRKIVAAGLKRMRKSSFAGMRALVDVSDIRDEELNTGHVGFRLAPRLNAAGRIGSARKGVELLLTKDEAEAESLAMELDMLNSQRQTIEQEILAKAEAELKGEDVNNLPAIVVAGENWNPGVIGIVASRLVDKYYKPTIVFSKQEDGICKGSCRSIDGLHMYEALKACKDHILQFGGHSQAAGLSVAESELQAFKEAFAATAEATLTADDYVPKVKVEMELAPEEITFELIDELAKLEPFGMKNPKPLFGVREIRGTAPQVIGKEGQHLRFQVGSTKAPVTALFWNRSDYAGIINSEAIDMVYSPAVNEWQGNRSLQCMVDSIAPADGERVFPEREQLVNIYKFLYQIQQQEDYIPYTAEELTVDFCKRGPHISLYTMSLGLRIFQELSLLRMDMDENCYYLPKASGRMDLESSPTYRRHR; encoded by the coding sequence ATGTTAAAAGAATGGAAATTAAGTGCCGCTGCTCCTGAGGCAGCGGCTTTTGCAAAAGAGTTGGGCGTGACGAAGAGCCTGGCAAATATCTTATGGAATCGCGGCATTTGTACCAAGGAGGCGGCAGAGGTTTTTCTGCAGCCGGAGAAGCAACCGTTTTATGATCCTCTTTTGATGAAGGATATGGACAGGGCTGTAGATCGGATCATCGAGGCTATCGACGGCGAGGAGAAAATCGTGGTCTATGGCGACTATGATGTGGACGGCATGACGGCCACGACGCTGTTGGTGCATAATCTCAAGGCGCTGGGGGCAAATGTCGGTTTCTATATTCCGCATCGTGAAAAGGAAGGCTATGGCTTCAATCTGCCTGCTTTGCAAAGCATTGCTGAGGACGGGGCGAAGTTATTGGTATCTGTAGACTGTGGCATCGCTTCTGTGGATGATGTGGCGGCGATGGCAGGCAGACTGGACATCATCGTGACGGATCATCATCTGCCGGGGGAGAACTTGCCGCCGGCATTAGCAGTGGTCAATCCCCATCGTGAAGACTGTCCTTATCCGGATAAAGACCTGGCGGGCGTAGGCGTGGCTTTCAAGCTCTGTCAGGCGTTATGGCAGGAAATGCACGGACAAAGCTACGAACAGGATTTGGAAATCGTGGCTTTGGGCACGGTGGCGGATATCGTGCCACTTCTGGGGGAGAACCGTAAGATTGTGGCAGCGGGGCTAAAGCGCATGCGCAAGTCCTCCTTTGCGGGGATGCGGGCGCTGGTAGATGTATCCGATATCCGGGATGAAGAGCTCAATACCGGCCATGTGGGCTTCCGGCTGGCGCCCCGGCTCAATGCCGCTGGGCGCATCGGTTCGGCGCGCAAGGGTGTGGAGCTGCTGTTGACAAAGGATGAAGCTGAGGCGGAGTCCCTGGCCATGGAGCTGGATATGCTCAACAGCCAGCGGCAGACCATCGAGCAGGAGATTCTGGCCAAGGCAGAAGCAGAGCTCAAGGGCGAGGATGTGAACAATCTGCCCGCCATCGTGGTGGCCGGGGAGAATTGGAATCCCGGGGTTATCGGCATCGTGGCCTCCCGCCTCGTGGACAAGTATTACAAGCCCACCATCGTATTCAGCAAACAGGAAGATGGGATTTGCAAGGGTTCCTGCCGCAGCATTGACGGCCTGCATATGTATGAGGCTTTGAAGGCCTGCAAGGATCATATTTTGCAGTTCGGCGGCCATTCTCAGGCGGCAGGATTATCCGTGGCGGAAAGCGAATTACAAGCCTTTAAGGAAGCTTTTGCGGCGACAGCGGAGGCCACGTTGACAGCTGATGATTATGTGCCCAAGGTCAAGGTGGAGATGGAGCTGGCGCCGGAGGAGATTACCTTTGAGCTGATTGATGAGCTGGCAAAACTGGAGCCCTTTGGCATGAAGAATCCCAAGCCATTATTCGGCGTGCGGGAGATTCGGGGGACGGCACCCCAGGTCATCGGCAAGGAAGGTCAGCATCTGCGCTTTCAGGTGGGCAGTACCAAGGCTCCGGTGACGGCGCTGTTTTGGAACCGCAGCGATTATGCGGGCATCATCAACAGTGAAGCCATCGATATGGTCTATAGTCCTGCCGTCAATGAGTGGCAGGGGAACCGCAGCCTGCAGTGCATGGTGGACAGCATTGCTCCGGCGGATGGGGAGCGTGTTTTCCCGGAGCGGGAGCAGCTGGTGAATATCTATAAATTTCTCTATCAGATCCAGCAGCAGGAGGATTATATTCCGTATACAGCCGAGGAACTCACCGTGGATTTCTGCAAGCGGGGGCCGCATATTTCCCTCTATACCATGAGTCTGGGCCTGCGGATTTTCCAGGAGCTCAGCCTTCTGCGCATGGATATGGATGAAAACTGCTATTATTTGCCCAAGGCCAGCGGGCGGATGGATTTGGAAAGTTCGCCGACTTACAGGCGGCATCGCTAA